One genomic region from Candidatus Eisenbacteria bacterium encodes:
- a CDS encoding rhodanese-like domain-containing protein: protein MMSRCNSLFRLLFRSFLVFALSALVAVAINAGRPDSLRWVADAEYEIFDDCPEGEDTASAVTLDELVENPSYFFVVDSRSPEDYAAGHIEGAFSLPYDPLFSVDDKEIEKILVAAGEKTIVVVGDTLTARLLANDLTSQGLDFVHYLEEDGDWRALLTDGSE, encoded by the coding sequence ATGATGTCTCGATGCAACTCGTTGTTTCGCTTACTGTTCCGGTCGTTTCTCGTTTTCGCCTTGTCGGCCCTGGTCGCCGTGGCGATCAACGCGGGCCGCCCGGATTCGCTCCGCTGGGTCGCCGACGCGGAGTACGAGATCTTCGATGACTGCCCCGAGGGGGAAGATACCGCCTCGGCGGTCACGCTCGACGAGCTCGTCGAGAACCCGTCCTACTTCTTCGTCGTGGATTCGCGTTCCCCGGAGGACTACGCAGCCGGGCACATCGAGGGAGCGTTCTCCCTTCCGTACGATCCTCTCTTCTCGGTCGACGATAAGGAGATCGAGAAGATCCTGGTGGCGGCGGGGGAGAAAACGATCGTCGTGGTCGGCGATACCCTGACCGCGCGCCTCCTCGCGAACGACCTCACCTCGCAGGGGCTCGACTTCGTCCACTACCTCGAGGAGGACGGCGACTGGCGCGCTCTCCTCACGGACGGCTCCGAATAG
- a CDS encoding DoxX family membrane protein — protein MAFGERTRRALALVGIPVRVYLGAVFISASLYKIRVPYEFALNIATYQILPLSLVNVTAIVLPWLELVAGVLLIAGFWTKENALLILGMMLVFTIALTIALARGYEMTCGCFASREAADEISVGTLVRDLFWIALAAYTLFLDDGRYGLDRFLGRRRQHA, from the coding sequence ATGGCGTTCGGCGAGCGGACACGGAGGGCGCTTGCGCTCGTCGGGATCCCGGTCCGCGTCTACCTCGGCGCGGTGTTCATCTCCGCGAGCCTCTACAAGATCCGCGTGCCGTACGAGTTCGCGCTGAACATCGCCACGTACCAGATCCTCCCCCTCTCTCTCGTCAACGTGACGGCGATCGTTCTCCCTTGGCTCGAGCTCGTCGCCGGCGTTCTCCTCATCGCCGGCTTCTGGACGAAAGAGAACGCGCTTCTCATCCTCGGGATGATGCTGGTGTTCACGATCGCGCTCACGATCGCGCTCGCCCGCGGGTACGAGATGACCTGCGGCTGCTTCGCCTCGCGCGAGGCGGCCGACGAGATCAGCGTCGGCACGCTCGTGCGCGATCTTTTCTGGATCGCTCTTGCTGCCTACACGCTCTTCCTCGACGACGGGCGCTACGGCTTGGACCGATTCCTCGGAAGGAGGAGGCAACATGCTTAG